GAGGTCACCACTTGGACAGCCCTCAATCCATGTCCAAGACAGCaaaaaaaatagaaataaaaaataaaaaaatgGAAATCGGTAGAAATAGCAGAAAAATCGAATATCTCCGATGATTTTTTGCCTGTCGTCCGAATAAAATATAATAGTCTTGTAAACCGTTGGTCGAGTTAGAATTGCAATGCAATTCTGCACTGAAGGAATCAGCGCCGAAACGACAAGAGGATGTTGTTTCTTATTATAAGACGCACGACGAATGCAACCATAAACACCGCTATTGACTATCCAGTTATGGATACAGCTACATACATACACACATACAGGGCTCATCTCTTAGCATTAGCTCTCAAAAGTCAGTCATCCTACAAGTAGACCGCTAAAGTGCGATGCACGGCGGCCTGACTGAGCCATCATGCCTGATGTACATTCTCTATAACTATGTTCGCCCTGGCTCTTCGGGAACCTGGAGACTTTTGACAGGCAAGCTCTTTATCTGTGCGGTGACCGTGTACTGGTACTTGggtatacggagtacgtagGAGGGTCCAGTGGGCAGTACTCCGGATATCGCCATGCATCAGGAATACTTGAGTCTCCATATAAATCCACCTATGACTCAATGTCACTCTGATGCTAGACGATGTCTTTCTGTCATGACCATCTATGCAGTCTATGCAGTCCCCGTATTCAGGTTATCTCATGAATACATCTATGTTATCTGATATGCCCATACCAAGATTCATGATGAATACTCTATATCAAATCTACCATGCTCTTGGGTCTGCTGTATCGTATCTGCTATATGAATCACCGTCTCCATCCACTACTGTAGACTTCCTGCAGCTGCACAGTCCAAGGACCTTCTCGAAGCCTGGAAATAGACAACTGTATATGTATTATGACATTGCCCCATTACCCCAACAACAACGAAGTGAAAAATACAACTAAATGATAAACCATCACAATCCCAACCGATGGAATGTCCGTCGTGCGTTGGTTCAGCCCGATACAATTCCAAATATCCGAGAAACGCTCTAACCGCcagacaacaacagcaacaaccgaGCATGTAATTGTAAGGAATAGGAAAGATGCTAAACAAGGTATCAATACCCCTCCAAGGGTTCGTTTCAAAGTGATGCTCCGGCGATGCGTCCAATCACGATCCGCTGGCGCACAGATTCGATTCGGTGGGCATATCATAAAACGGTGGGCTTTCGGTTTCAACGCTTCGACTGGCTGACAGGCAACATGGGGACACGAGAAACCACTCGTATGGCTTTTCATTGGTGGACGGAGTCAAGgttttcttcatcttctgatTCTCGCTGCATTATTGAATCGTGGAGTTTTGACAGTTGGATGAAATCACGACGGGGCTCCAAATTTCGATCAATCGCCGACGCACACACCACACACTTACATACAACTGAACTCTTGTACACATACATAGCCAATACATACAAAAAAATCTTCTCTCTCATACACACCCCTTTTTTCTGGATCAGCCAATGCCCTTCCGATGCGGTGGCGCCTTTTCCCCGTGGTCTCCCTCGGTCCTTCGGTTATCGCCATCCATAATGACGGTGACGATGGCCAGCTCAGGGCGTCTCCAATGCATTGttgttttctctttttgctttttcttgcgttgattttttttttctcaagAGTAGAGTGGTTCTTCAGAATTTTCCTCAGTCGTAACAACTCACTGGGCATGTGCAGATTCTCCGGAGCTTGTAGAGAACAATATGACCAGAAAGCTATATCATCCTCATCGCTTGCCAAGCAGCAAGATAAGAGGAATAATCAAATATCAAGAGAAACTAAGCAAAAAACTCCGATCCATGCATTTCCGTGATGAAAACGCCATGTACAACTAAGGATACACAGTGgcccccaaaaaaaaataagaTACATGATATCAGAAGATCATGGTAACAAAACAGAGTGGAGTATATACCAACACatagggaaaaaaaaaaaaaaaagagagagagagagagagagaagagagaattGAGGGCAAGAGGAGAAAAGTAGAACCCACGAGTCAATCACTGGAATTTGGACCCTTCAACGTGACTAGTTCAATTAGTCcagttcatcttcgtcaGCCTTAAACGACTTCTTGGACGACGTATCGGTAAGTTGCTTCTGCCACACATAGCGGGCCGCCTCCTTGTCCAACTTGGCAAAGAGAATATCAAACACGTCCGAATACCAGCTCACAGGGTGGCCTTCAATGCCGTTCTTGATGTTCTGTGGTCGGAAAACGGTTAGCCAGCAGATTCTATTACACTCAGCATCCTTGTACTCGATCCACATTGCTGCGAACAGACGATGGTAAAAAGCATGATGAACTCACCTCAGGAAGCTCCAGCCAGTCAGACATGTTGTCTGCAGGGAAAATGATGTTCGTGGCGCCAGCACGGCGGGCCGCCACGGTCTTCTCGCGCAGGCCTCCGATACGCAACACTTTACCCGTGACCGTCAGTTCTCCGGTCATAGCAATGGTCGGCTCAAGAGGGTGGTTCAAAGCCAGCGACAAAAGTGCGCTGGCCATAGTAATACCAGCCGAAGGACCTATGACGCAATGTTAGTTATCTTGGTCGCAAGTAGGTTGGGCAAGGATCAATAACATACCATCCTTCGGCACAGCTCCCTCAGGACAATGCATATGCAGCTTGGCTTTCTCAAAGAACTTGTTCTCTGGGAAGCTCTTGGCCATGACCGACTTGGCGAACGAGTATGCGATCTGACTCGACTCCTTCATGACGTTTTGGAGGTTACCCGTGATGTCGACACCCGGTCGTGACTCGGGAGTCAAAGCGTTCTCCAAGATAGATTCCACATACAGCGCGGCGCCACCCATGCTTGTCCATGCAAGACCCATTGTCACGCCAGGTGGGAAAGTGTCATACAGACGATCCGTCGTGTAAACCGGAGGCCCAACGTAATCCTTAAGACTATCCTTACCGATATTGAGGTGCACACTGTCAGGAAGCTTCAATGCGAGTCGTGGGTGCTCTGTTGTCGCCTTCTCTGGTTCGAGAGGCGGCTCTGCAGGATCATTCGTTGTGGGGTGATCCTGGTGTTCCTTCTCTGTTTCCTCTTGCGCAGCCTTGCCTTCGTCGGTGATAGCCTTCTCTTCCCCAAGCACATCTTCGCCAAGATCCTGGACGATCTTGAATGCAGCCTTGCGATACACCTTCTCgatctgcttcttcaagTTTCGCACACCACTCTCACGGCAGTACGACTTGATAAGCTCTTCAATCGCATCCTGCTGCAAGGTAACATCGACATCTTTCAAACCAGTCAGTTCTTTCGCGGCGGGTGCCAGGTATCGGTCTGCaatggccttcttctcatccgCAACGTATCCCGAAAGCTCGATGATTTCCATCCGATCGAGCAGCGGTCGAGGAATTGTGTCAGTGATGTTGGCCGTGCAGACAAAAAGAACCTTGGACAGGTCTACCGGAACATCCATGTAGTGGTCTAAGAACGAGGAGTTTTGCTCGGGGTCGAGGAGCTCCAGAAGTGCGGACGATGGGTCACCTTGGTGACCGCGACCGATCTTGTCTACTTCATCGATCAAGACGAGCGGGTTCTCCGTCTGGCACTTCTTGAGTGCTTGGATGATGCGACCGGGAAGCGCACCGACGTAGGTCCTCCGGTGCCCCTTAATCTCAGCAACATCCGTCAAGCCTCCAACGGAGAATCTGTAGTATTGTCGGTTGAGTGCACGTGCGATCGACTTTCCAATACTGGTCTTTCCGACACCTGGAGGTCCGACAAGACAAAGAATTTTGCCTTCGACGGTACCACGAAGCTTGCCAACCGCGATAAATTCGAGAATTCGGTCCTTGACATCCTTCAAGCCGTAGTGGTCTTCATCCAAGACGGTGGTTGCATTCTTGATCCCGAAGTTCTCCACACTCTTCTGACCCCATGGGATCTGGGTCAGCCAGTCCAAGTAGTTGCGGGTAACGTTGAACTCGGACGCGGCGGGCTCCAGGTGCGCCAACTTGTTGATCTCCTCGTCGAACACCTTCTTGACTGCCTCTGGCATTGCAAGCTTCTCTGCCTTTTCCTTGAACTTCTCAACCAGCTTGTCTTTACCATCAGACTCGATGCCCAACTCTCTCTTGATACCCTTCATCTGCTCCATCAACCAGTATTCGCGCTGTCGCTTTTGGATCTTGGCTTCCACATCCTTCGAAATCTTGGATTGAAGTTGAGCATTCATCAATTCCTTCTTCAAAACCACGAGCGCCTTGGGCAGTCGCTCCTCGATATTCATTATCTCAAGCACCTCTTGCATCTCGTGTAACTCTCCGGCGGAGACTGCAGCGGCAAAGTCGGCCAGTTTAGATGGCTCATCACTGAGGTTCCCGGGGAATTGGTCGGTGTAAAAAGCAGAGATTTGGTCTCGGAAAAGGGGATTGAGGCTAGCAATCTCCTTGCAGACATTGACGATTTCGCTCGTAACGGCACGGATGATGGCGCTCTTCTTGTCGAAAGGCTCCTCCGCCATGTTCTCCACGTTGACTAGGCTGATTGGGTATTTCCGTAGGAAGGACGTTGGCTCGTAGTGATCCTTGGCTGCCGATTCGGGGGTGCCTTCTTCAAAGCTAGCGACCACATCACCTCGCTTCTCTGTGGCCTTGTCCTCCGAAGTGGCAGCTTTCGTCTGTTCAGCGGGCGGCAGCAGCGACGAGATCTTAATACGGCGATGAGGGTATAGCACTGCGGTCACGCCGTTGGCTTCACCGCGAAGCGGATACGCAGCAGTGATCTGAGCAAACACACCAACATCATACACGTCATCGAGTTTCTCAATCACGTCGCCGTCTGCGTTTTCGTCCTTGAACAGAAAAGCGCCAACGTAAGGCTGTCCTCGTTTCATCATATCCTGAATAGCGACTGCCACGTTCGGgtccttgatggtgatggcctTGTAGAAGCCTGGGAACAGTGGGCGCTTAGCGATAGGGATCGCCATCACCTGAGGATATACTTCAGGGACTGATGGCTTCTGCAAGGCCTTTTCATTAGAtcccttctttcccttcttgCCATTGCCACCATCGTCGTTGCCGCCATTGCTCGCACCGCTAGGTCTCGAATCCGACGAGCCGTTGCCATTGACGGGAATTGGCGATGGGGTGTCCGTCGAATCCCACTTTCCTTCCACGGCATTATTATCCTTCTTCGCGTTTTCGTCGATAGCCTGGCTCTCCTTGTTTCCGGTGGACTTATCTTTCCGCCGCGCGGATCCCGATGTCGGAGCTCCCGGTTCTGGTGACGTGCCACGCTTTCCTGACGAGCGATCTGTCGTTCTGCGTCGAGATTCAGAGCCTTGTTCCAcgtctttttcttcgttGTTATCCTTTTGCTCCTTGGATTCTGGGTCAGTCTTGTCGTCACCCGGCGGAGGCTTTTCCCGCCGCCGGATAGAGCTCGACGAGAAGGTGCGGGGGGAGGATGGAAGAGAACGGGAAACTCGCGCAGCGATTAGAACTGAACGGAGACTAGCATGACATCTCGACGACGCAAGCAGAGGACGAGCAGAAAGGGGACGCGAGGTTTGTTGGAGCGCGGCTCTCCAGGGGAGTGTCTGGCCGCGGAGCATGCTATATGTATGAGGGGAAAGCGACGGGGAACGGGAAGGAGGGTATTCGGGGGATGGGGTAGAACTAGTGAAAGGAAGGAGACAAGATAGACTCCTCTATCAATAACAATGAGAATAACCAGCAGTAAAAGCAAGAGAGCAATCAATGCAAAGCAACAATGCGGCAACTTGTGTGAAGAGATCCCAAGGTCGATTACCGAATCATCGCGGGCTTTCATCATTGCCGGCGTTTCTGTTTCTCCGAGGCCCGAGTGGGAAACTTTTTCGACTCGAAGCTTCTGTCGGCCTCAACGCTGGATTAGTGATCCGGAGGTTGTGAGTCGTCCGGTGCTCCAGGTGTTCATTTCGTCCGTTCGTTCAGCATTATCGATTCGATCTGATCGTTGGCGCTCAATCGATTTCTCACCATGAATTCGGTTCCCTCCGCAATGCCCAAGGCTGCGGCTATCCCCGCTCGTCTTTTGCGGACTTCGCGACAATGTTCGAACCAGAGTCCTGCAACCAACTATGTCCGCTCGTCTTCCCAGATCCGGGGCTACCATGCCCCCACGGCTTCTGCTGCTGGTCGATGCCTACGAGAATCCAATCCGAACCAGAAGAGACACAATCCGGCGCCTGCTTCGTCAAGGGTAAGTTGGTGTGGTAATGAATCATGTACATTGCTTATGGACTCTTGGCTAACCGGTTCTTTTCTTATCCATAGACATTCCATTCGACTGCTCCCCTCAAGGCAATTTCGGATCCGTACAAGACTTTAGGTGTCGACAAGAGTGCTTCCGCGGGCGACATAAAAAAAGCCTACTATGGATTGGCGAAGAAATACCATCCCGATACAAACAAGGAACCCGGCGCCAAGGACAAGTTTGCAGAGGCTCAGACGGCTTATGAGATGCTTTCCGATCccaagaagagagaaagctACGACAAGTTTGGCGCTTCTGCTTTCGATCAAAACGGCGGCTTCGATCCGAGTGCCGCGGGTGGGAACCCGTTTTCCGGTGCAGGAGGTTTCGGTGGCTTCGGAGGTGGTCCCTTTGGCGGCGGCTTTGGTGGTGGTTTTTCGGCGGATATCAACTTCGAGGATCTCTTTGGTGCTTTTACGGGTGGCGCACGCCGTTCTGGACGGGGTAGACGAGGTCCCTTCCAGGAAGTATTGGTTGGTGAAGACATCGAGGTGCAGACCAGCATTTCCTTCATGGAGGCTGCGAAGGGCACATCCAGAGATATCGCCATCACCCCCTTGACCGAGTGCGGTACTTGCAATGGTGATGGGTTGAAGCAAGGTGCCAAGCGCACGCAATGCCGTCAATGTAACGGATCCGGAACCCGGGTACACTTCATGCAGGGTGGCTTCCAGCTGGCTGCTACATGTGATGCTTGTGGCGGAGCAGGTCTTACTGTTCCTCCCGGATCGCAGTGCGGTTCGTGCCACGGTAACGGAGTCGTACGGGATCGCAAGACAGTGCAAATCGATGTTCCCGCTGGCGTGGAGGATGGCATGCGGATGAGAGTGAGCGGGGAAGGTGACGCTCCTCCTACCGGAACCAATGCGGCGCCTGGCTCTCGTACCCAGAAGGGCGACCTATACGTATCGATTCGAGTTTCGCCTGACCAACGATTCAGCCGTTCTGGATCCGATATCCTTTACACCGCATCGGTCCCCCTCACCACCGCTCTCTTGGGTGGTGAGGTGAGCATCCCAACGTTGGACGGCGATGTTAAGGTTCGGGTTGCCACTGGCACGGGCACTGGCGAGCGTATCACTCTTTCTGGTATGGGAATGCAGAAACTCGGCAGCCCCCGGCGGGGCCAGAAGGGTGATCTGAGAGTGGAATTCAAGGTCGCCATGCCGAAGTACCTCACGAGCAATCAGCGAACTATTCTGGAGGTTCTAGCGGACGAGATGGGTGACAAGTCGGCGAAGCGGGTTATGGACGTCGGGAAAGAGTAAGTTGTGAGATTCCTAGTCTCATTACACGGGGAGAAGGGAACGGAACACTGACAGGGTAATAGCAACCTACCCAGTTCGGACGGCACATCTAGCGGCGACTCCCAGCAAAATGAAGGATTCCTCAAATCTGCCTGGCAAAAGCTCATGAACCAGAACAAATCTGAGTCGGGTGAGCAGGGCAAGAAGGACGAGGGCCAGTCCGGCAACAAGAGCGACCAGAAAGACAAAGACGACAAGAAGTCCTCGGGTTCGAGTTGAAAAAAGCTCTACCATATATTTGTGACTTTATACTTATGTGTATTTTGGGACATTCTCGGGATGTATTTACGAAACGATATCATAGCGTCGGCGACCATGGGTGTTTTGATCTTGGGGTGTTGTCCTCTGTACTCATACTGTACTGTACTATATAGACGAAAACATCTCTGCTTCTTATTTGCTATGACTTCTATAGTAGACGTTTGGGCTATATATAGTGCTCGCTGTTATAGATATAGAACCTGCTGGTATACTCCATCCCACGTGCGGTCGTCATACCCCACAACTTTCACCTCCGACCTCACCATCAGCACTTCCCTCACTACCACCACAGCTCCggctttctctgctaaccaGATCTATATTCTCTGGGAATACCCATATTCGCCTTCTCGCATCCTAGTTACCTACCAGCAGCTCTGCCCGCTTTCCCCGTCTCGTTTGAATGGGAGCGCTTCCCGCTCCTAGACGCCCAGCAAGATGATTCAATCGCCGATGATCTCGTGTCCTCTCAAGCAGACTAACGAAATCGACTGGATACGACCTTTGAAAGACTACATTCGACAGAGCTACGGCGAAGACCCAGAGCGATATTCACAAGAATGCGCGACGCTCAACCGGTTACGCCAGGATATGAGGGGTGCTGGCAAGGACAGTGCGACAGGGCGCGATCTGCTGTATCGGTATTATGGGCAGCTGGAACTCTTAGACCTGAGGTTTCCGGTGGACGAGAATCACATCAAGATCTCTTTTACTTGGTATGGATGAAGTGTTGTCTCCTGTCTGGCTGGGAAGTCCTCCCTTTCGGGAATCCTACTAACAAGGTTGCGCACTTGACAATAGGTATGACGCTTTTACTCATAAACCGACCTCGCAATACTCCCTGGCCTACGAAAAGGCTTCTATTATCTTCAACATCTCTGCCGTCCTTTCGTGTCATGCCGCGAACCAGAACCGGGCCGAAGACGCCGGTTTGAAGACCGCTTACCACTCATTTCAGGCATCTGCCGGCATGTTCACCTATATCAACGAGAACTTCCTGCATGCGCCATCGACCGATCTGAATCGCGAAACTGTCAAGACGTTGATCAACATTACTCTCGCCCAAGGCCAGGAGGTCTTCTTGGAGAAGCAGGTGGTCGATGAAAAAAAGCCCGGGTTCCTTGCTAAGCTGGCTAGTCAAGCAGCATACCTCTATACCCAAGCGGCGGAAGCTATGCAGGATTATGTCTCCAAAGGTGTTTTTGAGAAGGTGTGGTCGCTTGTCATCCAGGCCAAGGCGGCGCATATGAACTCTGTCGCCTCGTATTACCAAGCTTTAGCAGACAGTCAAGCCAACCAGCACGGGATAGCTATTGGTAGGCTTCAACTGGCTGAGAAACATTCGAATGTTGCCCTGAACTGGGCCAAGTCATTTCCATCGTCCGTCTCTGCAAACTCGAACTTAAGTACTGAGTCCGGCTCCAGTCTCTTGGATCTCATTAAGCACCACCTCGCGATCGTGCAGAGCAACCTCTCCACGTTCAACAAAGATAACGACTTTATCTACCACCAACCTGTTCCGAACGAAGCCAGTCTGTCAACTGTTGCCAAGCTTCCAGCCGCGAAGGCCATTCCCGTTAGTGAGCTGTATCAGGGTCAAGATATTCAACGAATCATCGGGCCAGACATTTTTCAGAAGCTGGTCCCTATGTCTGTCACAGAGACGGCTAGTCTTTACGACGAGGAGAAGGCCAAGCTCATTCGCGCGGAAACCGAAAAGGTCGAAACCGCTAATGGGGAAATGGCAGCCAGTTTGGATTATTTGAAGCTTCCTGGCAGCCTCGGTATTCTCAAGGGCGGAATGGATCAAGAAGTGACCATGGACGACGAATTCCGGCAATGGTGTCAGGAGCTGGCGGGCCACAAGCCATTTACCAAGGATTTTGATGAGTTGCAAGAACGCAAGGCAGACGTGCTAACACAGTTGGATCATTGCTCCAAGCAGCTGGATCTGGAGGAAAGTGTCTGTGAGAAGATGCGTTCCAAGTACGGTGCCGATTGGAGTCAGCAGCCAAGTGCCAGGCTGAATACGACCCTGCGCGGTGATGTGCGAACGTACCGCGATACTGTCAACGAGGCCAGCGCCAGCGACTCACAGCTTATGGCCACCCTGAGCCAGTACGAAGCGGAATTTGACGAGATGAAGGCGGCCGGAGAGACGGATGAGGCCGATGTTCTTTTCCAGAGAGCGCTGCTCAAGGCTGGATCTAAACATGGAAAGACAAAGAATGGAATGGGTAGCCCTGCGGTGGAGGGCAACTTGTtggatgatgttgatgaGGGGGCCCTTTCAGTAGCCGACCAGATTTCCCGTGTTGAGTCGATTTTGAAAAAGTTGAACCTGGTCAAGAGGGAGCGGTCACAAGTGTTGAAGGACTTGAAGGAGAAGGTACGTTCATTTACTTTCGCAAATCTCTTCACGAACCAGTAATTGACTGGCAACAGGTTCACAACGATGACATCTCGAATGTATTGATCTTAAACAAGAAATCCATTGCCGGGCAGGAAGGTCAA
This region of Aspergillus chevalieri M1 DNA, chromosome 4, nearly complete sequence genomic DNA includes:
- the PIM1 gene encoding endopeptidase La (BUSCO:EOG09260RRN;~COG:O;~EggNog:ENOG410PFUX;~InterPro:IPR027065,IPR003959,IPR008268,IPR008269, IPR027417,IPR003593,IPR004815,IPR015947,IPR027503, IPR020568,IPR003111,IPR014721;~MEROPS:MER0000496;~PFAM:PF00004,PF05362,PF07728,PF07724,PF02190;~go_function: GO:0004176 - ATP-dependent peptidase activity [Evidence IEA];~go_function: GO:0004252 - serine-type endopeptidase activity [Evidence IEA];~go_function: GO:0005524 - ATP binding [Evidence IEA];~go_function: GO:0016887 - ATPase activity [Evidence IEA];~go_process: GO:0006508 - proteolysis [Evidence IEA];~go_process: GO:0006515 - protein quality control for misfolded or incompletely synthesized proteins [Evidence IEA];~go_process: GO:0030163 - protein catabolic process [Evidence IEA]); its protein translation is MLRGQTLPWRAALQQTSRPLSARPLLASSRCHASLRSVLIAARVSRSLPSSPRTFSSSSIRRREKPPPGDDKTDPESKEQKDNNEEKDVEQGSESRRRTTDRSSGKRGTSPEPGAPTSGSARRKDKSTGNKESQAIDENAKKDNNAVEGKWDSTDTPSPIPVNGNGSSDSRPSGASNGGNDDGGNGKKGKKGSNEKALQKPSVPEVYPQVMAIPIAKRPLFPGFYKAITIKDPNVAVAIQDMMKRGQPYVGAFLFKDENADGDVIEKLDDVYDVGVFAQITAAYPLRGEANGVTAVLYPHRRIKISSLLPPAEQTKAATSEDKATEKRGDVVASFEEGTPESAAKDHYEPTSFLRKYPISLVNVENMAEEPFDKKSAIIRAVTSEIVNVCKEIASLNPLFRDQISAFYTDQFPGNLSDEPSKLADFAAAVSAGELHEMQEVLEIMNIEERLPKALVVLKKELMNAQLQSKISKDVEAKIQKRQREYWLMEQMKGIKRELGIESDGKDKLVEKFKEKAEKLAMPEAVKKVFDEEINKLAHLEPAASEFNVTRNYLDWLTQIPWGQKSVENFGIKNATTVLDEDHYGLKDVKDRILEFIAVGKLRGTVEGKILCLVGPPGVGKTSIGKSIARALNRQYYRFSVGGLTDVAEIKGHRRTYVGALPGRIIQALKKCQTENPLVLIDEVDKIGRGHQGDPSSALLELLDPEQNSSFLDHYMDVPVDLSKVLFVCTANITDTIPRPLLDRMEIIELSGYVADEKKAIADRYLAPAAKELTGLKDVDVTLQQDAIEELIKSYCRESGVRNLKKQIEKVYRKAAFKIVQDLGEDVLGEEKAITDEGKAAQEETEKEHQDHPTTNDPAEPPLEPEKATTEHPRLALKLPDSVHLNIGKDSLKDYVGPPVYTTDRLYDTFPPGVTMGLAWTSMGGAALYVESILENALTPESRPGVDITGNLQNVMKESSQIAYSFAKSVMAKSFPENKFFEKAKLHMHCPEGAVPKDGPSAGITMASALLSLALNHPLEPTIAMTGELTVTGKVLRIGGLREKTVAARRAGATNIIFPADNMSDWLELPENIKNGIEGHPVSWYSDVFDILFAKLDKEAARYVWQKQLTDTSSKKSFKADEDELD
- the bro1 gene encoding putative signal transduction protein BroA (COG:U;~EggNog:ENOG410PGNU;~InterPro:IPR038499,IPR025304,IPR004328;~PFAM:PF13949,PF03097;~go_function: GO:0005515 - protein binding [Evidence IEA]), which produces MIQSPMISCPLKQTNEIDWIRPLKDYIRQSYGEDPERYSQECATLNRLRQDMRGAGKDSATGRDLLYRYYGQLELLDLRFPVDENHIKISFTWYDAFTHKPTSQYSLAYEKASIIFNISAVLSCHAANQNRAEDAGLKTAYHSFQASAGMFTYINENFLHAPSTDLNRETVKTLINITLAQGQEVFLEKQVVDEKKPGFLAKLASQAAYLYTQAAEAMQDYVSKGVFEKVWSLVIQAKAAHMNSVASYYQALADSQANQHGIAIGRLQLAEKHSNVALNWAKSFPSSVSANSNLSTESGSSLLDLIKHHLAIVQSNLSTFNKDNDFIYHQPVPNEASLSTVAKLPAAKAIPVSELYQGQDIQRIIGPDIFQKLVPMSVTETASLYDEEKAKLIRAETEKVETANGEMAASLDYLKLPGSLGILKGGMDQEVTMDDEFRQWCQELAGHKPFTKDFDELQERKADVLTQLDHCSKQLDLEESVCEKMRSKYGADWSQQPSARLNTTLRGDVRTYRDTVNEASASDSQLMATLSQYEAEFDEMKAAGETDEADVLFQRALLKAGSKHGKTKNGMGSPAVEGNLLDDVDEGALSVADQISRVESILKKLNLVKRERSQVLKDLKEKVHNDDISNVLILNKKSIAGQEGQLFEAELEKFRPHQNRLLQANHKQASLMKELTKIYGDLLQDKRVRAEQSKYETITRQRNTVMGRYKKVYDSFNGLLSGIAQAQTFYTEMSDTVESLKKNVETFISNRRSEGAQLLSHIERDKASGAADQEDREREKLRQLMERLSTDPRPSSTSPAVSTHAQSPPGQTPTYPSVSSPKPYPTAPAQQPPQPQSQPNIPVSHSPSPYAQYNPGVPSYQPHQQPYQQGAAAPLSEGYNPMAYPFPKNTVSPPPQPPNQYFSSTPMPYHPSPASGQYIPPGYVPPPPPPRPQTGVSGSGTTYPPSTGPFPSGPGGYAQSRPYGSSAHHRAQSQSQSQGQGQAQGGDPWAGLSAWK
- a CDS encoding putative mitochondrial DnaJ chaperone (Mdj1) (COG:O;~EggNog:ENOG410PGPS;~InterPro:IPR008971,IPR002939,IPR001623,IPR036869, IPR012724,IPR001305,IPR036410,IPR018253;~PFAM:PF00684,PF00226,PF01556;~go_function: GO:0005524 - ATP binding [Evidence IEA];~go_function: GO:0031072 - heat shock protein binding [Evidence IEA];~go_function: GO:0051082 - unfolded protein binding [Evidence IEA];~go_process: GO:0006457 - protein folding [Evidence IEA];~go_process: GO:0009408 - response to heat [Evidence IEA]) translates to MNSVPSAMPKAAAIPARLLRTSRQCSNQSPATNYVRSSSQIRGYHAPTASAAGRCLRESNPNQKRHNPAPASSRTFHSTAPLKAISDPYKTLGVDKSASAGDIKKAYYGLAKKYHPDTNKEPGAKDKFAEAQTAYEMLSDPKKRESYDKFGASAFDQNGGFDPSAAGGNPFSGAGGFGGFGGGPFGGGFGGGFSADINFEDLFGAFTGGARRSGRGRRGPFQEVLVGEDIEVQTSISFMEAAKGTSRDIAITPLTECGTCNGDGLKQGAKRTQCRQCNGSGTRVHFMQGGFQLAATCDACGGAGLTVPPGSQCGSCHGNGVVRDRKTVQIDVPAGVEDGMRMRVSGEGDAPPTGTNAAPGSRTQKGDLYVSIRVSPDQRFSRSGSDILYTASVPLTTALLGGEVSIPTLDGDVKVRVATGTGTGERITLSGMGMQKLGSPRRGQKGDLRVEFKVAMPKYLTSNQRTILEVLADEMGDKSAKRVMDVGKDNLPSSDGTSSGDSQQNEGFLKSAWQKLMNQNKSESGEQGKKDEGQSGNKSDQKDKDDKKSSGSS